Proteins found in one Synergistetes bacterium HGW-Synergistetes-1 genomic segment:
- the rarD gene encoding EamA family transporter RarD — MLNQVDQNMKGIAALFFAYFIWGAMPVYWKALEAVSSFEILGHRVIWSALFTFILMFAHKNRTILLGMLKERRSDVFWLAGGGFLISFNWGLYIWAVNHGRILETSLGYFINPLVSMFFGMMFFKEKLNKIQTVALCLAVLGVSLELISVGSIPLVSIGLALSFGSYGVLKKAIKAKPDIALFIETLTVSPIALAFLMFLQKEGTASFPYDGLTNILLAGTGILTSIPLILFAYGAARVPLTTIGFVQYVSPTLSFVLGVFVYNEPIRMSRITTFIFIWTALAVYSADAIFKSRRRLDSSKA, encoded by the coding sequence ATGCTGAATCAGGTGGACCAGAATATGAAAGGGATAGCAGCTCTTTTTTTTGCATATTTTATCTGGGGAGCAATGCCGGTCTACTGGAAAGCACTGGAGGCGGTCTCATCTTTTGAAATATTGGGCCACCGGGTCATATGGTCTGCACTGTTTACTTTCATTCTTATGTTCGCGCACAAAAATCGAACGATCCTCCTGGGTATGCTGAAAGAGAGAAGAAGTGATGTATTCTGGCTTGCCGGCGGGGGATTCCTCATCTCTTTCAACTGGGGTCTCTATATATGGGCTGTCAACCACGGCAGGATTCTGGAGACAAGCCTGGGATACTTTATTAATCCTCTTGTAAGTATGTTTTTCGGTATGATGTTTTTTAAGGAAAAGCTTAACAAAATACAGACCGTGGCACTTTGCCTTGCGGTTCTCGGAGTAAGTCTCGAACTGATCTCTGTTGGCTCCATACCTCTTGTCTCTATAGGTCTGGCTCTCTCCTTTGGATCATACGGAGTGCTCAAAAAGGCAATCAAGGCCAAACCGGATATAGCCCTTTTCATTGAGACCCTCACAGTATCTCCGATCGCGCTGGCATTTCTCATGTTTCTCCAGAAAGAGGGAACTGCATCTTTTCCTTATGACGGTCTGACGAACATTCTGCTTGCAGGTACAGGGATACTAACTTCCATTCCTCTCATACTTTTCGCTTATGGTGCAGCACGGGTTCCTCTGACGACGATAGGCTTCGTCCAATATGTTTCGCCGACACTCAGTTTCGTGCTTGGTGTCTTTGTATACAACGAACCTATCCGGATGTCCAGGATAACTACATTTATTTTTATCTGGACAGCTCTGGCTGTCTATTCTGCAGATGCAATTTTCAAAAGCAGGCGCAGGCTCGACAGCAGTAAAGCCTGA